One region of Eriocheir sinensis breed Jianghai 21 chromosome 36, ASM2467909v1, whole genome shotgun sequence genomic DNA includes:
- the LOC127008032 gene encoding acanthoscurrin-2-like yields the protein MMRHSLALLSLAMLLGVACVSAGGGHGGGGFGGGGFSGGGFSGGSFGGGRSYGGGGGFGGGGGGFGGGGFGGKGGFGGGGGIISGGHGGGGFGGGKGGFGGGSFGGGRSYGGGGFGGGGGGFGGGGGGFGGGGKGFGGGGFGGGGKGFGGGGFGGGGKGFSGGGFSGGSFGGGRSYGGGGFGGGGGGGFGGGGFGGGGKGFGGGGGGFGGGGFGGGGHGGGYGK from the exons ATG ATGAGACACTCTCTCGCCCTCCTGTCCCTGGCCATGCTCCTCGGCGTGGCCTGCGTCAGCGCCGGCGGCGGCCACGGCGGTGGTGgcttcggcggcggcggcttcagCGGTGGCGGCTTCAGCGGTGGCAGTTTCGGAGGTGGAAGAAGttacggcggcggtggtggtttcggcggcggcggtggtggcttcGGCGGAGGCGGCTTTGGCGGCAAGGGTGgatttggcggcggcggcggcatcatCAGCGGCGGCCATGGCGGCGGTGGATTTGGAGGTGGAAAGGGCGGCTTTGGCGGCGGTAGCTTTGGAGGTGGAAGAAGCTATGGCGGTGGTGGtttcggcggcggcggtggcggcttcggcggcggcggcggcggtttcGGCGGTGGCGGAAAGGGCTTCGGCGGCGGCGGTTTCGGCGGTGGCGGAAAGGGCTTCGGCGGCGGCGGTTTCGGCGGTGGCGGAAAGGGCTTCAGCGGCGGCGGCTTCAGCGGCGGCAGCTTTGGAGGTGGAAGGAGCTATGGCGGTGGTGGtttcggtggcggcggcggcggcggcttcggcgGTGGCGGATTCGGCGGTGGCGGAAAGggcttcggcggcggcggcggcggcttcggcggcggcggcttcggcgGCGGCGGTCATGGCGGCGGCTACGGCAAGTAA
- the LOC127008029 gene encoding uncharacterized protein LOC127008029 — protein MQWRALLVLVLVVVLAAYTQAKACCGSGGHGHHHGGGHGNHGGGAGGGFGGGFGGGGGGGSGGGFGGGAGGGWGK, from the exons ATG cAGTGGCGCGCGCTCCtcgtactggtgctggtggtggtgctggcggcctACACCCAAGCCAAGGCCTGCTGCGGCAGCGGGGGCCACGGCCACCACCACGGGGGCGGACACGGCAACCACGGGGGAGGAGCTGGGGGAGGCTTCGGTGGTGGCTttggaggtggcggtggaggtggaagtggag GTGGATTCGGCGGCGGCGCTGgcggag gTTGGGGCAAGTAA
- the LOC127007993 gene encoding antifreeze protein Maxi-like yields the protein MAAAETSLAAAITTTAEAAASMAAAETSLAAADPTAAEAAAAKSTLAASKTAAAKAALSSAKSAAAEAAAAKAALSSAKSAAAKAALSTAKSAAAAAEATSSAAAAIAAAGADAGHAEEQGEGQEGERVFQLQRQTHTALVMTHGNNNNISNNSMSINANNNSHTITESCFHAWPLVPLTVSSSGLEARPNT from the coding sequence atggccgCCGCCGAAACCTCCCTTGCCGCCGCCATAACCACCACCGCCGAAGCCGCCGCCTCCATGGCCGCCGCCGAAACCTCCCTCGCCGCCGCAGACCCCACCGCcgccgaagccgccgccgccaaATCCACCCTTGCCGCCTCCAAAACTGCCGCCGCCAAAGCCGCCCTTTCCTCCGCCAAATCCGCCGCcgccgaagccgccgccgccaaAGCCGCCCTTTCCTCCGCCAAATCCGCCGCCGCCAAAGCCGCCCTTTCCACCGCCAAATCCGCCGCCGCCGCGGCCGAAgccacctcctccgccgccgcggCCATAGCCGCCGCCGGCGCTGACGCAGGCCACGCCGAGGAGCagggcgagggacaggagggcGAGAGAGTGTTTCAGCTGCAACGACAAACACACACGGCGTTAGTAATGACACacgggaacaacaacaacatcagcaacaacagtATGAGCATTAACGCTAACAACAATAGCCATACAATAACAGAGTCATGTTTTCATGCATGGCCTCTCGTCCCCCTGACGGTGAGCAGCTCAGGCCTGGAGGCTCGCCCTAATACCTGA